The Maridesulfovibrio salexigens DSM 2638 region ATAAATGGTGCTGAATTAGCTCAGGCATTGGGAGCCAGTAAGCATAAACCCGGACTGATCTTTATTGCCGGGGATGAGACCAAGGCTTATGAGGCTTTTGAGCTTGGAGCTGTCGATTATCTTATCTGGCCTCCTGACGAAGAGCGTATGCAGAAGACCTTGGAGCGCATTGCCCGTTTCAAGAGTCATTTTAGGGAAATCCCTGAACCTTCGGACTGGAAAGAATCCGGTACCGGCGTGGAGACAGGGGAAGAGACCTTGCAGCTTTCACTTGGTGAGGATGAGCAGGACAAATTTCTTTCCGCACTTAAAAATGCCTGGGATTTTTCCCAGACCCGCCAGCCGGAAATAGAAAAACTTCCGGTAAACCAGGATGGGCGTATGATGCTCATCCCTTATACCCAGATAATCTTTGTGGAAGCTTACGAAGATTACTCTTATGTGCACACCGCCAATCAGAAATTTCTCACCTCCCACAGATTGAAAAATCTTGAGGAGCGCCTCGGTCCGCACCGTTTTTTCAGGGTGCATCGCAAGTATCTGGTAAATCTGGAAATGGTTACAGAAATAGCCTCTCTGCCGGGTAGTAACTTTATGCTCCGCACAGCCGGTCGTACAAGGATCGAGCTGCCTATCAGTCGCAGGCGGATCAGCAAACTCAAGCAGATTCTGGGGATGTGATCATGCCGCTTACCGATACACTTATGCCGTTTGCCGAATATGGACTGCATTGTCCTCACCGGGTATGTACAAATACAATTGGACAAACCGTTCTTGGGGTAAAGCAAGTTTTTAATTTCGAGGTGTCTTTGGCTGGATTAACGAATGGAGGGCGTAGTGGATCATAAGGAAACACTGGACAGCCTGTTGCATGAAGAGAGAGTTTTCCGTCCCCTGCCTCAGATGCTTATTGAGGCCGGGGTCAATCCGCAGGATCTGCGCGCGGCGCGTGAACTTGCGGAAGTGGATCTCTGCTCCTATTGGGAAGAAGCAGCCGAAGAACTGGACTGGTTTAAAAAATGGGAACAAGTCTGCGATATTTCCGATGCACCCAATTATCGTTGGTTCAGCGGAGCGCGTTGTAACATTGTCTACAACGCCCTTGACCGTCATATAGAGACTGTAAACAAGAATCGTCTGGCCTTGATCTGGGAAGGTGAGCCGGGGGATTCCCGCCAATACACTTATTATGAACTTTATCGGGCTGTGAACCGTTTTGCCAACGGCCTGAAAGCGCTTGGCGTAGGTAAAGGTGACCGGGTGGTCCTTTACATGCCTCAGCTTCCTGAAACAGTGATCGCCATGCTTGCCTGCGCCCGTATCGGTGCCGTGCATTCAATGGTTTTTTCTGGATTTTCAGCACGACTGCTGCGTGAGCGTGTCCGTGAAGTTGATCCCCGTGTGGTTGTTACTGTGGACGGTTTTTACCGTAACGGGCAGGTCATCCGTCTTAAGGAAGAGGTTGACCGTGCACTGCTGGACGATCCTGCACAGAATCTGGAATCTGTGGTCGTGGTCCATCGGGCCAACGTGGACGTGAACATGGATTCCGCCCGTGACTGCTGGTACGAGGATCTTGTGCGTCATGAACGTCCGCACGCTCCTGCCGAGATTATGGCTGCCGATGATCCCCTGTTCATCATGCATACTTCGGGCACCACAGGAAAACCCAAAGGTTTAGTCCATTCCCACGGCGGATATATGGTCGGTGTGCACCGTACCTTCAAATGGGTCTTTGATCTTAAGCCTACAGATATTTTCTGGTGTTCTGCTGATCCGGGCTGGATCACCGGGCACAGCTACCTTGTTTACGGCCCCCTGCTGGCCGGGACCACTACCGTTATGTATGAGGGGCACTCCCTCTATCCGCAGGCAGACCGACTCTGGAATATTGTTTCCAAATACGGGGTCACAATTTTTTATACTTCTCCTACTCAGATCAGGACCCTTATGCGGTTCGGTCACCGCTATCCTGAGCAGCACGACCTTTCTTCACTGCGCATTCTCGGTGCGGTTGGTGAGCCGTTCAATACTGAAGCATGGCTCTGGATGTACGAGAATATCGGTAAGGGCCAGTGTCCGGTGCTGGATACATGGTGGCAGACCGAGACCGGAATGATTATGATCAGCCCGTTGCCGGTGTCTGTTCTGAAGCCCGGTTCCGTGACCAGACCTCTGCCGGGAATTGACGCTGATGTTGTTGATGCTGAAGGTAATCCTGTACCTGATGGCAAGGGTGGTTTGCTGGTGATCAAGAAACCTTGGCCTGCCATGTTCAGTGATGTGATCGGTGATCGTGAAGAGGTCATGGCTCATTATTGGAAGCGCATTCCGGGCATGTTCTATGCCGGGGACGTTGCCCGCAAGGATGAAGACGGCTACTTCTGGATTCAGGGCCGCGCTGATGACGTGCTTAATATTTCAGGACACCGCATTGGAACCGCCGAGGTGGAATGTGCGCTGACTAAGCATCCGCAGGTTGCGGAAGCTGCTGTGGTTGGTGTTGTGGATAAGATTAAGGGGCAGGTTGCCAAGGCGTATGTGACCTTGAATCATGGTTTTGTAGAGTCAGACGACCTGCACCGTGAGTTGAAAGAACAGGTCCGCCGTGAGCTGGGCCCCATCGTCATCGTGCGTTCTATCGAATTCAGGGATGAACTGCCCAAGACATCCAGCGGTAAGATCAAGCGTACTGAGTTGGGGTAATCTACCCCTTCAATCCCATTTCAGAACTGATAAAATCAGCAAAGCCCCTCATGCAAACATGGTTCGCAAGAGGGGCTTTGTTCATTTAATCTATTAAAGCAGCTTCTTATCTGGCAATCATAGCACGCAGCATGTCAGCGCAGATTTCAGCCTGATGCGCCATTTCGTTAAGGCAGTCTACGAAGTGGGTCAGCTGGTAGATATCTTTGAAGTCCATATCGGAATTGTAGATCTTTTTGCTCAGTTCCTTGCGTAGTTCCATGGAGCGGGCGTAGTGCTTGCGGACTTTGCGGAACTTATTCTTGGCACCTTCACGGTCAATGGATTTGCCTTCATTGAGAGAGATGGTGGCCTTCAGTGCAGGGCCGAGGCTGGTGGTAGTGTCATTCACCTCGGAAAGCAGCAGGATCAGGTCCTTCTGGTACTCAGAGGGAATTGTTACCTTGCGCATAGCCAGCCAGTGCAGGGCTTCCTGAGCGCTGTCCAGAATGTTGTCCTGGTTGCGGGTGTAGTTGAAGAACAGAACCTTATCCACGGACATGAACATGGAGTGCGGCAGGTGGTTGCGGATGGAGCGCTTGATTTTATCTGCCTGACCTTCAACAGTATCGATCTGTTCGATCAGTTCGCTGAATTCGCGGCAGGTGTCGTTGCCTGCAACATAGCATTCAACGGAATCGTTGATAATGTGAATGCACTCAGCAATTTTGTTGTAGTGCTTGACCAGCCCGTCCATAGGGTTCTTGTTAACGATAAGGCCTAAGAAAGGAAGACGAAAGTGCATAATGTTCTCCTTGTGTTATCTAAATGAAAGCCCATTTGAGCAGGCTGAAAATTGTTATACTTGTGATCGCGGCAATGGGTACGGTGAGCACCCAATAGAGCACGATTCTTCCTAGTATTTTAAAGTTTACGGCTGAGAAACCTCTTGCAAGACCTACACCTACAACTGCACCAACGGCTGCGTGGGTGGATGATACCGGCAACCCTAGGTTGGATGCTGTCAGTACGGTTGAAGCTGCACCGAAGTCAACAGCGAATCCGCGGGTGTTGGTCAGTACGGTGATTTTCTCACCCACGGTCCCCATAACTTTGTGGCCCATGAGGGAGATACCGATGGCGATACCCAGTCCGCCCATAACCAGCAGGCCCATAGGAACATCGGCTTTAGCCAGCAGCACGTGTTCCTTGGATATAAGGTAAATTGCTGCTACCGGTCCGATGGCGTTGGCAACATCGTTTGCACCCTGAGAGAGGGCAACGTAACAGGATGTTCCCACCTGCAGCTTACGGAAGGTTGCTTCTACTGCTTCAGCGCCATCTTCAGGATCGCCGACCAGCTTATTGATAGCCAGTCTTCCGGCAAACCAGACCAAAGCGGCAATACCGAAGCCGAGAGCAAGTGATCCCATAAAGGGAAGCTTCAGGTTTTTACCCATTGGGGTCTTATATAGAAATGAAAGGGAAATCAGCAGAACTGTCAAGCCCATCCAGATAGGAGCCCATTTTTTTGCCTGATGGATGAAGTCCTTTTTGAAGAGAATTGTCTTCCTGATATGTGTAAAGATGGCAAAGGCAATTGTTGCGGCAAAGAATGGTGAAATGATCCAGGACATTACAATTCCGACCATTTTCAGCCAGTTAACCACATCAGGACCGCCGGCAACAAGGCCGAAGCCGAGGATGGCACCAACAATTGAGTGTGTTGAGGATACCGGCAAGGCCGTGAATGTTGATATGAGTACCCAGAGTCCTGCTGCGAGCAGAGCCGAAAACATACCGATCATTATGATTTTCGGATCGGCTATTGCCGCCGGGTTAATAATCCCTTTACTGACCGTTGCGGTCACATGGGAGCCGAGGAAAACCGCTCCCGCAAAGTTAAGGGTCCCTGCGATCAGTACTGCCTGCCGGATGGTGATGGCTTTCGCACCTACAGCCGAAGCCATGGAGTTGGCTACGTCGTTGGCTCCTAGGTTAAAGGCCATCATGAACCCTGCAAACAGGGACATGTAAAAAAACAGATCGTAAATATCCATTAGAGATAATCCCCTTGTTGTGAGTCCTTCGTGGACTCAGAAGCTTGTTCAGCTGCTACCGGAAGTTTCACACAGAATGAAGATCCGGTACCTGTTATTGCGTCAACCGGGCTTTCCACCCAGATGTCGCCGTTGAAGTTACGTGCAAGACTGCGGCACAATGCCAGTCCCAATCCGGAACTGCCGTGTCCCACAGCGTTTTCATCCAATTTGAAAAATCTTTCGAAAATACGTTCCTTATCAGCGGGCGCAATTCCCGGCCCTTCATCAACAACCCTGATTATGGCAAATTCACGGTCTGCTTCAGCCTGAACTTTAACGTTGGTGTTTTCAGGAGCATATTTGATGGCGTTCTCGATAAGGTTGTCGAAAATCTGAACCAAGCCTTCGCTTGTTCCGGTGATTTTGATTTGCGGAATTTCATTTTTGCTGAGACGGATATTTTTATTTTCCGCCAGAGATTGCAGGTTGGCCATGCTCAATGCAATACATTTTTGCAGATTAGTAGGTTTGGTGCGCAGCTTTTTGCCGGAATATTCACTGCGGGTCAGGGCGAACATGCTGGTGATGACCTTGGACATGTGGTTGGCGTTATCAAGGATGGTTCCAAGGAAGCTGGTCAGAATTTTCTGATCCTGCGGCGGGTTGTCGATAAGGGTTTCGGAGTAACCCTTGATGCTGGTCAGCGGGGTGCGCAATTGGTGTGATGCATTGGAAACAAAGTCGCGGAGAATTTTTTCCATCCGTCTCATTTCGCTGATGTCATGGAAAACAAGGATCAGTTTGCGGCGACTTTTGTAATCTTCATAGGAACAAATGGTTACATTCATGGACCTGCCGTCCGCAAGATCAACAATCAGGGAGTCGGAATTGTTTTCGCTGCCATGCTTGAGAATTTTA contains the following coding sequences:
- a CDS encoding LytR/AlgR family response regulator transcription factor, which gives rise to MPSLKTLILHPDAEVRSGIREALRGVKLVRVLGETVNADEALELHKAVGYGIIFLGFDYEEGINGAELAQALGASKHKPGLIFIAGDETKAYEAFELGAVDYLIWPPDEERMQKTLERIARFKSHFREIPEPSDWKESGTGVETGEETLQLSLGEDEQDKFLSALKNAWDFSQTRQPEIEKLPVNQDGRMMLIPYTQIIFVEAYEDYSYVHTANQKFLTSHRLKNLEERLGPHRFFRVHRKYLVNLEMVTEIASLPGSNFMLRTAGRTRIELPISRRRISKLKQILGM
- a CDS encoding DUF47 domain-containing protein, whose protein sequence is MHFRLPFLGLIVNKNPMDGLVKHYNKIAECIHIINDSVECYVAGNDTCREFSELIEQIDTVEGQADKIKRSIRNHLPHSMFMSVDKVLFFNYTRNQDNILDSAQEALHWLAMRKVTIPSEYQKDLILLLSEVNDTTTSLGPALKATISLNEGKSIDREGAKNKFRKVRKHYARSMELRKELSKKIYNSDMDFKDIYQLTHFVDCLNEMAHQAEICADMLRAMIAR
- the acs gene encoding acetate--CoA ligase, with amino-acid sequence MDHKETLDSLLHEERVFRPLPQMLIEAGVNPQDLRAARELAEVDLCSYWEEAAEELDWFKKWEQVCDISDAPNYRWFSGARCNIVYNALDRHIETVNKNRLALIWEGEPGDSRQYTYYELYRAVNRFANGLKALGVGKGDRVVLYMPQLPETVIAMLACARIGAVHSMVFSGFSARLLRERVREVDPRVVVTVDGFYRNGQVIRLKEEVDRALLDDPAQNLESVVVVHRANVDVNMDSARDCWYEDLVRHERPHAPAEIMAADDPLFIMHTSGTTGKPKGLVHSHGGYMVGVHRTFKWVFDLKPTDIFWCSADPGWITGHSYLVYGPLLAGTTTVMYEGHSLYPQADRLWNIVSKYGVTIFYTSPTQIRTLMRFGHRYPEQHDLSSLRILGAVGEPFNTEAWLWMYENIGKGQCPVLDTWWQTETGMIMISPLPVSVLKPGSVTRPLPGIDADVVDAEGNPVPDGKGGLLVIKKPWPAMFSDVIGDREEVMAHYWKRIPGMFYAGDVARKDEDGYFWIQGRADDVLNISGHRIGTAEVECALTKHPQVAEAAVVGVVDKIKGQVAKAYVTLNHGFVESDDLHRELKEQVRRELGPIVIVRSIEFRDELPKTSSGKIKRTELG
- a CDS encoding inorganic phosphate transporter, encoding MDIYDLFFYMSLFAGFMMAFNLGANDVANSMASAVGAKAITIRQAVLIAGTLNFAGAVFLGSHVTATVSKGIINPAAIADPKIIMIGMFSALLAAGLWVLISTFTALPVSSTHSIVGAILGFGLVAGGPDVVNWLKMVGIVMSWIISPFFAATIAFAIFTHIRKTILFKKDFIHQAKKWAPIWMGLTVLLISLSFLYKTPMGKNLKLPFMGSLALGFGIAALVWFAGRLAINKLVGDPEDGAEAVEATFRKLQVGTSCYVALSQGANDVANAIGPVAAIYLISKEHVLLAKADVPMGLLVMGGLGIAIGISLMGHKVMGTVGEKITVLTNTRGFAVDFGAASTVLTASNLGLPVSSTHAAVGAVVGVGLARGFSAVNFKILGRIVLYWVLTVPIAAITSITIFSLLKWAFI